The window GCTACAACCCTATATTTGTCAGCTAGTTTCTCAAACGCTTTAGCATGAATGTTCCATCCGCTTCTTCCTAAGCCAGCTATTCCAACCCTTATTTGATCTTCCATATTTAATCACCCTGTTACTAGCGGAATATGTTGAAGAGATATTTGGCGAATCTCGGCACACCTATTTTAGGGTCTTCCTCTTCCTCATACTCTATTGAGAGAAAACCGTTGTAGCCTTTGGATAAAAGGATCTCCTTTATTCGCTCATAGTTGATAACTTCACGTTTATCTCCGTCTAGGCGCGCACTCACCTTCGCATGCACATGTACAGCGTAGGGGGTCGTTCTAGATATTTCCTCATATAAGGGCTCCTTATAATTGCCTAAGTCTAGGTTAACCCTAAACCATTGAGAATTAACTCCCTCAACGATTTTTATCACGTCACTAGCTCTGGAAGTTATGCCACCATGATTCTCCATGGCGATGATGACTCCATTCTCCTCAGCGTAGTTGACGCATAACCTCATGGATTCAACCACCCAATTCATCGCCTCGTCGGCGTGAACCCCCTCAGGAACATATCCTCCAAATACTCTAAGGCAGGGAGCGCCAAGTTCACGCGCTATTTCCAGCCCCTCTTCCACAGCCTTAATACTCTTTTCTCTTTCCGATGGATTTGGGCTACAGAAGTTTGTGGAGATGCCGACGCAAGAGATTGGTAGTCCTCGAAGGGCTGAAAGCCTCTTGAGCATTTTAAGATAAGACTTCTCTTTTGATGGAAGCCAATAGAGGGTTAACTCGACTCCATCGAGCCCTATACGATAAGCCTCCTCGATGAAATCCTCATACTTCATTCTGCCATCCTTAAGATACTCGCGATAAGAGTATGCCGCACAGCCAATCTTAATCATCTTTTTTCCTCCTAGACAATCAAATTTTTATTGTCTTTCAAAATAAATTTTCTAGTTGTATAGCCTTAAGGACCTATTTATTCGAGTATCTGCGCCCGTTTAAAGGAGAACCAGCCGAGAAGCATTAGAGCCGCTATATATATTGCCGCTACAGTTAAAGACCTGTATAGTACCAGTGATAGGGGTTCTGAGTAAAGCTCCTTAAATAGGCTTAATGCACCGCCCTGAGGCCTACCTCCTAACTCCACCTTAATATACGTTATGTTTGCCGACGGATTAAGCATGTACTGAACAATTATCTTCGCTATATTATCGGTCCCAGTTGAAATGCTGCCTAGAGGGGTTGTTTGCCCCGGCTTTTTAACGTAGCCTGTTGCCCCGCTTCCCGGAAGATAATGCAATACCCATGAACTTTCGGTAAAAACTGAGATTATTGAGGAGCCCACATTCATTGCGAGGAAAATGATTATTCCAGCAACCGCCGTTAAGATTGTGTTTTTTGAAAGAGAACCTATCGCCAAAATTATTGATATCCAAACTAGAGTGCTGAGCACGTCTGCCAGAAAACATAGCGGTATAAGGTTTAAGTTATTCTGTGGACCGTAGATTAAAGTTCCTCCAATAACCATGTAGACGTATAAAATCGTGTAAGCGGCTAGTATGGTGGTTATGGCGGCTATAATTTTTCCCACGAAGACAATGGTTCTGGAAACCGGTTTCGTCAGCAATGTGACTATTGT of the Candidatus Bathyarchaeia archaeon genome contains:
- a CDS encoding ABC transporter permease, with product MSGKNTGGKERIKPKAIGQLLAIVKYELLWNVRKKKFIGTLTAAFAITTLTLILPVVLRSMNNMPIEDNPDYVISNSGVGGLMLFLFALVTVMNSVSGEFESGTIVTLLTKPVSRTIVFVGKIIAAITTILAAYTILYVYMVIGGTLIYGPQNNLNLIPLCFLADVLSTLVWISIILAIGSLSKNTILTAVAGIIIFLAMNVGSSIISVFTESSWVLHYLPGSGATGYVKKPGQTTPLGSISTGTDNIAKIIVQYMLNPSANITYIKVELGGRPQGGALSLFKELYSEPLSLVLYRSLTVAAIYIAALMLLGWFSFKRAQILE
- a CDS encoding sugar phosphate isomerase/epimerase family protein, encoding MIKIGCAAYSYREYLKDGRMKYEDFIEEAYRIGLDGVELTLYWLPSKEKSYLKMLKRLSALRGLPISCVGISTNFCSPNPSEREKSIKAVEEGLEIARELGAPCLRVFGGYVPEGVHADEAMNWVVESMRLCVNYAEENGVIIAMENHGGITSRASDVIKIVEGVNSQWFRVNLDLGNYKEPLYEEISRTTPYAVHVHAKVSARLDGDKREVINYERIKEILLSKGYNGFLSIEYEEEEDPKIGVPRFAKYLFNIFR